One window of Oscillibacter hominis genomic DNA carries:
- a CDS encoding ABC transporter substrate-binding protein — MKKAVAAGLSLLLILSLAACGGSNGAGGESASIPSAEAEQAVTVRAAALKGPTAMGLVKLMRDSEDGNSTYGYYDFTLAASADEVSPGLIQGELDVACVPANLASVLYEKSKGEIVALSINTLGVLYIVERGDSVTSLSDLKGKTIAAAGKGSTPEYALRYLLRENGVDPDTDVTIDWKSEHSECVSALASGSEAIALLPQPFVTVAQGKIEGLRVALDLTEQWDRLENGSALITGVTVGRRQFAEEHPVATALFLEGYGASVAWVNEQTEDSARLIGSYGIVDTAVAEQALPQCNIVCITGAEMKEKLSGYLEVLYDQDPASVGGALPEDDFYYGA, encoded by the coding sequence ATGAAAAAAGCGGTAGCGGCAGGATTGAGCCTCCTGCTGATCCTCTCCCTGGCCGCCTGCGGCGGCTCAAATGGAGCAGGCGGGGAAAGCGCCTCCATTCCCTCGGCGGAGGCGGAGCAGGCGGTCACGGTTCGGGCGGCGGCGCTGAAGGGCCCCACCGCCATGGGCCTGGTGAAGCTGATGCGGGATTCGGAGGACGGGAACAGCACCTATGGATATTATGACTTTACGCTGGCTGCGTCCGCCGACGAGGTGAGCCCCGGCCTGATCCAGGGGGAGCTGGACGTGGCCTGCGTTCCGGCCAACCTGGCGTCGGTGCTCTATGAAAAGAGCAAAGGGGAGATCGTGGCCCTGAGCATCAATACCTTGGGCGTCCTCTACATCGTGGAGCGGGGGGACAGCGTGACATCTCTCTCCGATTTGAAGGGCAAGACCATTGCGGCGGCGGGGAAGGGCTCCACGCCGGAGTATGCCCTGCGGTATCTGCTGCGGGAAAACGGAGTGGACCCGGACACGGATGTGACCATTGACTGGAAGAGCGAACACAGCGAGTGCGTCAGCGCCCTTGCCTCCGGCAGCGAGGCCATCGCCCTGCTGCCCCAGCCTTTTGTCACCGTGGCCCAGGGGAAGATAGAGGGGCTGCGGGTAGCGCTGGATTTGACGGAGCAGTGGGACAGGCTGGAGAACGGCTCTGCCCTGATCACCGGCGTGACCGTGGGACGCCGGCAGTTTGCGGAGGAGCACCCGGTGGCGACGGCGCTGTTCCTGGAGGGGTACGGCGCGTCTGTGGCGTGGGTCAACGAACAGACGGAGGACTCGGCCCGGCTCATCGGCTCCTATGGGATTGTGGACACCGCGGTGGCGGAGCAGGCGCTGCCTCAGTGCAACATCGTGTGCATCACCGGCGCTGAGATGAAGGAAAAGCTGTCCGGCTATCTTGAAGTGCTCTATGACCAGGACCCGGCTTCCGTGGGAGGTGCTCTGCCTGAGGACGACTTCTATTACGGCGCGTAA
- a CDS encoding ABC transporter ATP-binding protein translates to MYPVDGVDLDIPKGKIIGLVGESGCGKSMMANSVMGLLPKGGYIAEGGIRFCGNDFLAYTAEQRRKLYGDRITLIFQEPMSSLNPVIKVGPQVSEVLMLHKELSREEAKNQVIEMFRSVGIPEPERRYGCYPHELSGGLRQRVMISAAMICRPDLLIADEPTTALDVTIEAQILQLMRRLQQEAGTSVLLITHDLGVVAEICDWVYVMYAGKIVEAADVYELFHNPKHPYTRGLLGSLPSRNTEKRLQSIPGTVPMLAEMPQGCRFAPRCQYAEESCRQAFPLAAQVHEGHRVSCWMFQKEA, encoded by the coding sequence TTGTATCCGGTTGACGGCGTGGATTTGGATATCCCCAAAGGAAAGATCATTGGGCTGGTGGGTGAGAGCGGCTGCGGAAAAAGTATGATGGCCAATTCGGTCATGGGGCTGCTGCCGAAAGGCGGTTACATCGCAGAAGGCGGCATCCGGTTTTGCGGGAATGATTTCCTGGCGTACACAGCAGAGCAGCGCCGAAAACTGTATGGTGACAGGATAACGCTGATTTTCCAGGAGCCGATGAGCAGCCTGAACCCTGTGATCAAGGTTGGCCCGCAGGTTTCGGAAGTTTTGATGCTTCACAAGGAGCTCAGCAGGGAAGAGGCCAAGAACCAGGTCATAGAAATGTTCCGCAGCGTTGGAATTCCGGAGCCGGAGCGGCGGTACGGCTGCTACCCCCATGAGCTCAGCGGCGGCCTGCGGCAGCGCGTGATGATCAGTGCCGCAATGATCTGCAGGCCTGACCTGCTCATCGCCGATGAGCCCACGACCGCACTGGACGTTACAATTGAAGCGCAGATCCTCCAATTGATGCGCCGGCTGCAGCAGGAAGCGGGCACGTCGGTCCTTTTGATCACCCATGATCTTGGCGTGGTTGCGGAAATCTGCGACTGGGTCTATGTCATGTACGCTGGAAAAATAGTGGAGGCGGCGGATGTATACGAGCTGTTCCACAACCCAAAGCATCCGTATACGCGGGGGCTGTTAGGGTCGCTTCCAAGCCGGAACACAGAAAAGCGCCTGCAAAGTATCCCGGGGACCGTACCAATGCTGGCGGAGATGCCGCAGGGCTGCCGCTTTGCGCCCCGCTGCCAGTATGCGGAAGAGTCGTGCAGGCAGGCCTTCCCCCTTGCCGCGCAAGTGCATGAGGGGCATCGTGTCAGCTGCTGGATGTTCCAAAAGGAGGCCTGA
- a CDS encoding flavodoxin family protein, translated as MKVLLLNGSPHEHGCTYTALSEVGKALQRRGVETEIAYLGVQPVAGCIGCGSCAKTGRCFRDDLVNEIAGRLDEFDGLVVGSPVHYAAASGQVTSFLDRLFYIAGGKMAGKPGAAVVSCRRGGASAAFDQLNKYFTISNMPIVPSQYWNQVHGNTPEQVLQDEEGLQTMRTLGENMAWLLQCIQAGDQAGVARPQYEPKIKTSFIR; from the coding sequence ATGAAGGTACTTTTGCTCAACGGCAGCCCTCATGAGCACGGCTGCACCTACACCGCCCTCAGCGAGGTGGGAAAGGCACTGCAGCGCCGGGGCGTGGAGACAGAGATCGCCTACCTGGGCGTGCAGCCTGTGGCCGGGTGCATCGGCTGCGGCAGCTGCGCCAAAACCGGCCGCTGCTTCCGGGACGACCTGGTCAACGAGATCGCCGGGCGTCTGGACGAATTCGACGGCCTGGTGGTGGGCAGCCCCGTCCACTATGCAGCCGCCAGCGGACAGGTCACCTCGTTTTTGGACCGGCTTTTTTACATAGCCGGCGGCAAGATGGCGGGAAAGCCCGGCGCCGCCGTGGTCTCCTGCCGCCGGGGCGGCGCGTCGGCGGCCTTTGACCAGCTGAACAAATACTTCACCATCAGCAACATGCCCATCGTCCCCTCCCAGTACTGGAACCAGGTGCACGGCAACACGCCGGAGCAGGTGCTTCAGGACGAGGAGGGCCTTCAGACCATGCGCACCCTTGGGGAGAACATGGCCTGGCTGCTCCAGTGTATCCAGGCCGGCGACCAGGCCGGTGTGGCCCGCCCCCAGTACGAGCCAAAGATCAAAACCAGCTTTATCCGTTAA
- a CDS encoding ABC transporter permease — translation MVFWLAVWQGCALLVGEGLLLPGPIDAAVSLALLMGSITFWQAAWYSAARILGGFFLAAAAGVLCAGCSCAFQAVRELLRPLVDVVKAVPVASFILLALMCVPARKLSLLISFLIVFPTVYGNVLEGSGRVDPALLEMARVFHVPPARRIRSIYLPQVMPYFRSACSLSLGLCWKAGVAAEIIGLPAGSVGERLYTAKIYFETPELFAWTAVVVALSALSERLILGLLDRICGRMGGA, via the coding sequence GTGGTTTTCTGGCTGGCCGTGTGGCAGGGGTGTGCCTTACTGGTGGGGGAAGGGCTGCTGCTGCCGGGGCCGATTGACGCGGCTGTGAGCCTTGCCCTGCTGATGGGCTCCATAACGTTCTGGCAGGCGGCGTGGTATTCGGCGGCGCGTATCCTGGGCGGCTTTTTCCTGGCCGCCGCAGCCGGAGTGCTCTGTGCCGGCTGCAGCTGTGCCTTCCAGGCGGTGCGGGAGCTGCTGCGGCCCCTGGTGGACGTGGTTAAGGCGGTGCCGGTGGCCTCGTTCATCCTGCTGGCGCTGATGTGCGTGCCTGCCCGGAAGCTGTCGCTGCTGATCTCCTTTCTGATCGTCTTTCCGACGGTCTACGGCAATGTGCTGGAGGGGAGCGGCCGCGTGGACCCCGCTCTTCTGGAGATGGCCCGTGTGTTCCATGTGCCGCCCGCCCGGCGGATTCGGAGCATCTACCTGCCCCAGGTGATGCCCTACTTCCGCTCGGCATGCTCCCTGAGCCTGGGGCTTTGCTGGAAGGCCGGAGTGGCGGCGGAGATCATCGGGCTGCCGGCCGGGTCCGTCGGAGAACGGCTCTACACGGCGAAAATCTATTTTGAGACGCCGGAGCTGTTTGCCTGGACAGCGGTGGTGGTGGCGTTGTCGGCCCTCTCGGAGCGGCTGATCCTTGGACTCTTAGACCGCATTTGCGGCAGGATGGGAGGTGCGTGA
- a CDS encoding ABC transporter ATP-binding protein: MENEQRVLLRGEGLVKEFPAGRNRVHAVSDVDITVYQGETLGLVGESGCGKSTLGRLILGLLRPTAGKLWFEENELTAMSPGEFRKVRKDIQCIFQDPYASLDPRLSIANSIMEPLTINGVGSRQEKQRKVEELLRTVGIPVEYKNRFPHQFSGGQRQRVGIARALALNPKLIVCDEPVSALDVSIQAQVLNLLADLQEKMGLTYLFISHDLNVVRRISNRVCIMYLGVICESGATEEIFAHPRHPYTSFLLSAVPVTDPSDRQGKKLISGELPSPIAPPPGCRFHTRCPYATEECRRQVPKAVEEDGRLIACHHPL, translated from the coding sequence ATGGAAAATGAGCAAAGAGTATTGCTGCGCGGAGAAGGCCTTGTGAAAGAATTCCCCGCTGGACGCAACCGGGTCCATGCCGTATCGGATGTCGACATTACGGTGTATCAGGGCGAAACCCTGGGCCTTGTGGGAGAGAGCGGCTGCGGTAAAAGTACACTGGGCCGATTGATTCTTGGCCTTCTCCGGCCGACTGCAGGGAAGCTTTGGTTTGAAGAAAACGAGCTGACCGCAATGAGCCCGGGCGAATTCCGGAAGGTGCGAAAGGACATCCAGTGTATTTTTCAGGACCCCTATGCCAGTCTGGACCCAAGGCTGAGCATAGCGAACTCCATTATGGAGCCGCTGACCATCAATGGGGTTGGCAGCAGGCAGGAAAAGCAGCGCAAGGTGGAAGAGTTGCTGCGAACGGTGGGGATTCCCGTTGAATACAAGAACCGGTTCCCCCATCAGTTCAGCGGCGGTCAGCGTCAGCGTGTTGGTATTGCGCGCGCATTGGCTTTGAACCCCAAACTGATTGTCTGCGATGAGCCGGTGTCGGCATTGGATGTTTCCATCCAGGCCCAGGTCCTGAACCTGCTTGCAGACCTGCAGGAGAAAATGGGGCTGACCTATCTGTTCATCTCTCATGATTTGAACGTAGTGCGGCGCATTTCCAACCGCGTTTGCATCATGTACTTAGGCGTGATTTGCGAAAGCGGGGCAACGGAGGAGATATTTGCGCATCCGAGGCATCCTTATACAAGCTTTCTGCTCAGCGCGGTGCCGGTTACGGACCCAAGCGACAGGCAGGGGAAAAAGCTGATTTCCGGTGAACTGCCAAGCCCGATCGCACCGCCTCCGGGATGCCGTTTTCATACCCGATGCCCCTATGCAACAGAAGAATGCAGGCGGCAGGTCCCGAAAGCGGTGGAAGAAGACGGACGCCTGATTGCATGCCACCATCCGCTGTAA
- a CDS encoding alanine/glycine:cation symporter family protein has product MEPIIRLISTVYQYLWGDLFSIPLPGGGSVGISLLVLLLIPTGIYFTFRTRFLPIRLFPEMLRIAVERRTGDSRHGISGLQTLIVSTATRVGMGNLVGVVAAISAGGAGAVFWMWISALLGSSTAFIEATLAQLYKQKDPLYGGFRGGPAYYIHRFAEENGKTRRYSVVAVLFAISGLICWCGISQVISNSVSSAFENAFQIPPLYTTVVLVALAAVIVLRKNATVKVLDVLVPIMAGCYFVLTLFLLVKNAAVLPSVFQRIFSEAFGLRQAAAGGFGAVLMNGVKRGLFSNEAGSGSAPCAAAAADVSHPAKSGLLQALGVFIDTIVICSCTALIMLVTPEANVSGMEGMDLLQASMQYHLGRFGVVFIAVVLWLFSFSTFIGILFYARSNVAYLFGDNWVSQTAYKVLALGMLFIGGLATYTFVWDLGDVGIGLMTIFNIAVILPMSKQALGSLREYEQLRK; this is encoded by the coding sequence ATGGAACCGATCATCCGACTCATCTCCACCGTTTACCAGTATTTATGGGGGGACCTCTTTTCCATTCCCCTGCCCGGCGGAGGCTCTGTGGGCATTTCGCTTCTGGTGCTGCTTTTGATTCCCACCGGCATTTACTTCACGTTCCGCACCCGTTTCCTGCCAATCCGCCTCTTTCCGGAAATGCTGCGCATTGCCGTGGAAAGGCGGACCGGGGACAGCAGGCACGGCATCTCCGGCCTTCAGACGCTGATCGTCTCCACCGCCACCCGCGTGGGAATGGGAAACCTGGTCGGCGTGGTGGCTGCCATCTCCGCAGGCGGGGCAGGCGCGGTGTTCTGGATGTGGATTTCCGCCCTCCTGGGCTCTTCCACCGCCTTCATCGAGGCCACGCTGGCTCAGCTCTACAAGCAGAAAGACCCCCTCTACGGCGGCTTCCGGGGCGGCCCCGCCTACTACATCCACCGCTTTGCCGAGGAAAATGGAAAAACCCGGCGGTATTCCGTGGTGGCTGTCCTCTTTGCCATCTCCGGCCTGATCTGCTGGTGCGGCATCAGCCAGGTCATCAGCAACTCCGTCTCCAGCGCCTTTGAAAATGCCTTCCAGATTCCTCCCCTCTACACCACAGTGGTTCTGGTCGCGCTGGCCGCCGTCATCGTGCTGCGGAAAAATGCCACGGTAAAGGTGCTGGACGTGCTGGTCCCCATCATGGCGGGCTGCTATTTTGTGCTCACCCTGTTCCTGCTGGTCAAAAATGCGGCTGTGCTCCCGTCGGTCTTCCAGCGCATCTTCTCCGAGGCGTTTGGCCTGCGGCAGGCGGCGGCCGGCGGGTTCGGGGCCGTGCTGATGAACGGAGTGAAGCGGGGCCTATTCTCCAATGAGGCGGGTTCCGGCTCCGCCCCCTGCGCCGCAGCCGCGGCGGACGTTTCCCACCCGGCCAAGTCAGGGCTCCTTCAGGCCCTGGGCGTATTCATCGACACCATCGTCATTTGCAGCTGCACGGCCCTCATCATGCTGGTCACACCGGAGGCCAATGTGTCGGGCATGGAGGGCATGGACCTGCTTCAGGCCTCCATGCAGTATCATCTGGGCCGCTTCGGCGTGGTGTTCATCGCCGTGGTTCTGTGGCTGTTCAGCTTTTCCACCTTCATCGGCATCCTCTTCTACGCCCGCTCCAACGTGGCCTATCTCTTCGGTGACAATTGGGTCTCCCAGACCGCCTACAAGGTGCTGGCGCTGGGGATGCTGTTCATCGGAGGCCTGGCCACCTACACGTTTGTGTGGGATTTGGGCGATGTGGGGATTGGCCTGATGACCATTTTCAACATCGCCGTCATCCTTCCCATGTCCAAGCAGGCCCTTGGCTCCCTGCGGGAGTACGAGCAACTGCGAAAATAA
- a CDS encoding LysR family transcriptional regulator has product MDLRNLRTFLYVSEQCSFTKAAARLGYSQSTVSFQIKQLEEELDVRLFERIHHTVKLTDQGREVLRYARRMDKLRAELERELREEKEVTGHVRLAMADSLCTQFGRTFQDFWLRYPGISLKIIAAGTEEMFRLLNHNEVDLVFTLDNHIYNTEYQLIREEKIETHFVAAPNCPLAGREHVSVREVLDYPFLLTEKGMSYRRLVDEQLASRSLEVSPVLEMGNTEIICQLASRGAGCAFLPDYATDEDVKAGRLVRLKVDDFTVEVWKQLFCHRDKWVSPHLQSVMAYCAGI; this is encoded by the coding sequence ATGGACCTGCGGAATTTGAGAACATTCCTCTATGTCTCGGAGCAGTGCAGCTTTACGAAAGCGGCGGCGCGGCTGGGGTATTCCCAGTCCACGGTCTCCTTCCAGATCAAGCAGCTGGAGGAGGAGCTGGACGTGCGGCTCTTTGAGCGGATTCACCACACGGTAAAGCTGACGGATCAGGGGCGGGAAGTGCTGCGCTACGCCCGCCGGATGGACAAGCTGCGGGCGGAGCTGGAACGGGAATTGCGGGAGGAAAAAGAGGTGACGGGCCACGTGCGCCTGGCCATGGCGGATTCGCTGTGCACCCAGTTCGGCAGGACGTTTCAGGATTTCTGGCTGAGGTATCCCGGCATCAGCCTGAAAATCATTGCGGCGGGCACGGAGGAGATGTTCCGGCTTCTGAACCACAACGAGGTGGACCTGGTCTTCACGCTGGACAACCACATCTACAACACGGAATACCAGCTGATCCGGGAGGAAAAGATTGAGACGCACTTTGTAGCCGCGCCGAACTGCCCCCTCGCGGGGCGGGAACATGTTTCCGTCCGGGAGGTGCTGGACTACCCCTTCCTATTGACGGAAAAGGGGATGAGCTACCGCCGCCTGGTGGATGAGCAGCTGGCGTCCCGCTCCCTGGAGGTCAGCCCTGTCCTGGAGATGGGCAATACGGAGATCATCTGCCAGCTGGCATCCCGGGGGGCAGGATGCGCGTTCCTTCCGGACTACGCCACCGACGAGGATGTAAAGGCGGGCCGGCTGGTGCGGCTGAAGGTGGACGACTTTACGGTGGAGGTCTGGAAGCAGCTGTTCTGCCATCGGGACAAGTGGGTCTCTCCCCACCTTCAGTCCGTGATGGCCTACTGCGCCGGCATCTGA
- a CDS encoding TM1266 family iron-only hydrogenase system putative regulator, with translation MKTRIALLAIVVQETGSVGRLNELLHQYGAWIIGRMGVPYRQRGLHIISVAMDAPQDEISALAGKIGRLEGVTAKTVYAPAESGEGQEKEKR, from the coding sequence ATGAAGACACGAATTGCCCTGCTTGCCATTGTGGTGCAGGAGACCGGATCGGTGGGACGGCTCAACGAGCTGCTCCACCAGTACGGGGCATGGATCATCGGACGGATGGGCGTTCCCTACCGCCAGCGGGGGCTTCACATCATCAGCGTGGCCATGGACGCGCCCCAGGATGAGATCAGCGCCCTGGCCGGGAAGATCGGGCGGCTGGAGGGCGTCACGGCGAAAACAGTTTACGCGCCGGCGGAGTCCGGCGAAGGACAGGAAAAGGAGAAGAGATAA
- a CDS encoding UvrD-helicase domain-containing protein, with translation MYIADLHIHSRFSRATSRDCDLPHLDWWARRKGIQLLGTGDFTHPAWRAELKEQLLPAGDGVYTLREELLLPDREAAEAPRFVVTGEISSIYKRNGKTRKVHNLILLPSLEDAEELSARLEAIGNIHSDGRPILGLDSRDLLELTLETCPGAELIPAHIWTPHFAMFGAFSGFDTMEECFGDLTPHIHAVETGLSSDPPMNWRLSALDHLTLVSNSDAHSPSKLGREANLLDTGLSYPQLMQAIRTGEGFAGTIEFFPEEGKYHLDGHRSCGVCLTPAETEAREGRCPVCGKKLTIGVEHRVEELADRPHGFRPPTARPFESLAPLPEVIAASTGAPAAGKKTLEQYEHMLRELGPEFHILREVPIPDIERVSGPCVAEGIRRLRLGQVQRRAGFDGEFGTISLLTPSEISLLSGQVSLFGASAPQQAPRRQRTLKKKAAAPAPSSPEADSLNPEQHQAVCAPERTVAVVAGPGTGKTKTLVARIAYLVEERGVKPGEITAVTFTNQAAAEMRQRLEQRLGGKRAVSSMTIGTFHSICLKLLGKVRLIGQGEAIETASDVLREAGSKKSARALLQAVSQVKSGASTEEAEVDASLQEAYCARLKTLSLLDFDDLLTEALKLDTAGRKGFTHLLVDEFQDINAVQYDLVRAWSRGGKSLFVIGDGDQSIYGFRGASGRCFRQLMEEYPETREIRLMENYRSTPEILESALGVIEKNSGGPRLLHPNRPSGPQVRLVRAAGGFEEGVFIAKEIGRMTGGVDMLEAQGLDHERSTRAFSDIAVLCRTHRQLELVEKCLRHDDIPCLVTGREEFLERDEVRGVLSFFHFLLSPGDGAALKTALRLLWDCPADLIQIARAACRGLETLDPEALRDTVRGYGLLEDWLARAEAYLPLVGREKPRLLIERWAEQYGSTSALEQLKNTAVFHADFPGFLNALTLGQEADLCRAAGRGWESGAVRLMTFHGSKGLEFPAVFLAGVDTLPLKAQGRTTDVEEERRLFYVGMTRAREELILTAGPGESLFLKELPECVSRETARKNVRPSEQISLF, from the coding sequence TTGTATATTGCCGATCTCCACATCCACTCCCGCTTCTCCCGGGCCACCAGCCGCGACTGCGACCTGCCCCACCTGGACTGGTGGGCCCGGCGCAAGGGCATCCAACTATTGGGCACCGGGGACTTCACTCATCCCGCCTGGCGCGCGGAACTCAAAGAGCAGCTGCTCCCCGCCGGGGACGGGGTCTACACGCTGCGAGAGGAACTGCTCCTTCCGGACAGGGAGGCGGCGGAGGCGCCCCGCTTTGTGGTCACGGGTGAAATCAGCTCCATCTATAAGCGGAATGGAAAGACCCGCAAGGTCCATAACCTCATCCTTCTGCCCAGCCTGGAGGATGCGGAGGAGCTCTCCGCCAGGCTGGAGGCCATCGGCAACATCCACTCCGACGGACGGCCCATCCTGGGCCTGGACAGCAGGGACCTATTGGAGCTGACGCTGGAGACCTGCCCCGGCGCGGAGCTGATCCCCGCCCACATTTGGACGCCGCACTTTGCCATGTTCGGCGCCTTTTCCGGCTTCGACACCATGGAGGAGTGCTTCGGCGATCTGACGCCCCACATCCACGCCGTGGAGACCGGCCTCTCCTCCGACCCGCCGATGAACTGGCGCCTCTCCGCCCTGGATCATCTGACGCTGGTGTCCAATTCCGACGCCCACTCCCCCTCCAAGCTGGGCCGGGAGGCCAATTTGTTGGATACCGGCCTCTCCTATCCCCAGCTGATGCAGGCCATCCGCACCGGGGAGGGGTTTGCCGGAACCATTGAATTTTTCCCCGAGGAGGGCAAATATCACCTGGACGGCCACCGCAGCTGCGGCGTCTGCCTCACGCCGGCTGAGACGGAGGCGCGGGAGGGCCGCTGCCCGGTGTGCGGAAAAAAGCTGACCATCGGCGTGGAACACCGGGTGGAGGAGCTGGCCGACCGGCCCCACGGCTTCCGCCCACCAACCGCCAGGCCCTTTGAAAGCCTGGCCCCCCTGCCGGAGGTCATCGCCGCCTCCACCGGGGCCCCGGCCGCCGGGAAAAAGACGTTGGAGCAGTATGAGCACATGCTCCGGGAACTGGGGCCGGAGTTTCACATCCTGAGAGAGGTCCCCATCCCCGACATTGAGCGCGTGTCGGGCCCCTGCGTGGCGGAGGGCATCCGCCGCCTCCGGCTGGGCCAGGTACAGCGGCGCGCCGGGTTCGACGGGGAGTTCGGCACCATCTCTTTGCTGACGCCCTCTGAAATCTCACTGCTCAGCGGCCAGGTCTCCCTTTTCGGCGCCTCGGCTCCCCAGCAGGCACCAAGGCGCCAGCGGACGCTGAAAAAGAAGGCCGCGGCCCCCGCCCCATCCTCTCCGGAGGCGGACTCCCTCAACCCGGAGCAGCACCAGGCGGTCTGTGCGCCGGAGCGTACGGTGGCCGTGGTGGCCGGCCCGGGAACGGGCAAGACCAAGACATTGGTTGCACGGATCGCCTACCTGGTAGAGGAGCGGGGCGTCAAGCCCGGGGAGATCACCGCCGTCACCTTCACCAACCAGGCCGCCGCCGAGATGCGCCAGCGGCTGGAGCAGCGCCTTGGCGGCAAGCGTGCTGTGTCCTCCATGACCATCGGCACCTTCCACTCCATCTGCCTGAAGCTCCTGGGCAAGGTGCGCCTCATCGGCCAGGGAGAAGCCATTGAGACCGCGTCCGACGTCCTGCGGGAGGCGGGGAGCAAGAAGAGCGCCAGGGCCCTCCTTCAGGCGGTGTCCCAGGTCAAAAGCGGCGCCTCCACGGAGGAGGCGGAGGTGGATGCGTCCCTCCAGGAGGCCTACTGCGCCCGGCTCAAGACATTGAGCCTACTCGATTTTGACGACCTGCTGACAGAGGCGCTGAAGCTGGATACCGCCGGGCGCAAAGGGTTTACCCACCTGTTGGTGGATGAGTTCCAGGACATCAATGCTGTCCAATACGACCTGGTCCGCGCCTGGAGCCGGGGCGGCAAGAGCCTTTTTGTCATCGGCGACGGGGACCAGTCTATCTACGGCTTCCGCGGCGCCAGCGGGCGCTGTTTCCGGCAATTGATGGAGGAGTATCCTGAGACGCGGGAAATCCGCCTTATGGAAAATTACCGCTCCACGCCTGAGATTCTGGAGTCCGCCCTTGGGGTCATTGAAAAAAACTCCGGCGGGCCCCGCCTCCTTCATCCCAACCGCCCCTCCGGGCCCCAGGTGCGCCTGGTACGGGCCGCGGGAGGCTTTGAAGAGGGCGTCTTCATTGCCAAGGAGATCGGACGCATGACCGGCGGCGTGGACATGTTAGAGGCCCAGGGCCTGGATCACGAGCGGAGCACCCGGGCGTTTTCCGACATCGCCGTCCTCTGCCGCACCCACCGCCAGCTGGAGCTGGTGGAAAAATGCCTGCGCCACGACGACATCCCCTGCTTGGTGACGGGACGGGAGGAGTTTTTAGAGCGTGACGAAGTCCGGGGCGTCCTCTCCTTTTTCCACTTTCTCCTGAGCCCCGGCGACGGCGCCGCCCTAAAAACCGCCCTGCGCCTTTTGTGGGACTGCCCGGCCGATCTGATCCAAATCGCCCGGGCAGCCTGCCGCGGCCTGGAGACGCTGGATCCGGAGGCGCTGCGGGATACCGTGCGGGGCTACGGCCTCCTTGAGGACTGGCTGGCCCGGGCGGAGGCCTATCTGCCCCTGGTGGGCAGGGAAAAGCCCCGGCTTCTGATCGAGCGCTGGGCAGAGCAGTACGGCAGCACATCTGCCCTGGAGCAGCTGAAAAACACGGCGGTCTTCCACGCTGACTTTCCCGGCTTTTTAAACGCATTGACCCTGGGACAGGAGGCGGACCTGTGCCGCGCCGCAGGCAGAGGCTGGGAGTCCGGGGCGGTGCGCCTCATGACCTTCCACGGTTCCAAGGGTCTGGAATTTCCGGCAGTCTTCCTGGCCGGCGTGGACACCCTTCCCCTGAAGGCCCAGGGCAGGACCACGGACGTGGAGGAGGAACGGCGGTTGTTCTATGTGGGCATGACCCGCGCCCGGGAGGAACTGATCCTCACCGCCGGGCCGGGCGAGTCCTTGTTCCTGAAGGAACTCCCGGAGTGCGTGAGTCGGGAAACCGCACGAAAGAACGTGCGCCCCTCGGAACAGATCAGTCTGTTTTAA
- a CDS encoding ATP-binding cassette domain-containing protein, producing MDAVHLWKSYGSRLVLRDLSFSAPPGVTCIEAPSGGGKTTLLRIVLGLEKADRGRVEGLEGARLAAVFQEDRLLLHATALENLAFVRPGAEEASAELLEELGLPLSGQPVGEFSGGMRRRVALARALAAPSDALVLDEPFTGLDRESRAACLACLRRRGEGKVVLLASHNPQDARELDARVIRLPVI from the coding sequence ATGGACGCGGTGCATCTTTGGAAGTCCTACGGGAGCAGGCTTGTCCTGCGGGACCTCTCCTTTTCGGCGCCTCCGGGCGTCACCTGCATCGAGGCGCCTTCCGGCGGCGGGAAAACCACGCTGCTGCGGATCGTCCTGGGCCTGGAGAAGGCGGACCGGGGAAGGGTGGAGGGCCTGGAGGGAGCCAGGCTGGCCGCCGTGTTCCAGGAGGACCGGCTGCTGCTCCACGCCACGGCTCTGGAGAACCTGGCCTTTGTCCGCCCAGGCGCGGAGGAAGCGTCGGCAGAGCTGCTGGAGGAGCTGGGCCTGCCCTTGTCCGGACAGCCGGTGGGGGAGTTCTCCGGGGGGATGCGCCGCCGGGTGGCCCTTGCAAGGGCGCTGGCTGCGCCGTCGGACGCTCTGGTACTGGACGAGCCCTTTACGGGCCTGGACCGGGAGAGCCGTGCCGCGTGCCTTGCGTGTCTCCGGCGCAGGGGAGAGGGGAAGGTCGTCCTGCTGGCTTCCCACAACCCCCAGGATGCCCGGGAACTTGACGCCCGGGTGATCCGTCTGCCTGTCATCTGA